The Phaenicophaeus curvirostris isolate KB17595 unplaced genomic scaffold, BPBGC_Pcur_1.0 scaffold_51, whole genome shotgun sequence genome contains the following window.
caaactctctccgggtgccctcgatgcctccatccaggtctTTGATGAAGACcttgagcagggctggagccaccaCGGAGCCCCTGGAGCCACCACAGAGCCCTGGGGCCACCCCGTGGACCTGGCCCCACGAGCCGCCTGGTACCTCAGCGTCCGGTCGGCAGAGTTTGGCTCCGAGCGCGAATCCGCCGCCGACTCCCAACGTGCCGAAAGCTCCTGCCAGGAGGACAAgaggttggttggttggttggtgtCTCCCCTAGAGGTCCCGGGGGGCGGTGGGGCCAGGTCCTCACCGGGGTCCAGCCAGGCGAGGGGCCGGCGGGGCCGGACGGTGTAGGCCGCGGTGCCCACGAAGTCTCCCCCGTCGGCCACGAGGAGGCTCTCGGCGGGCAGCGCGGCGTCCAGGTGGTACAACACGTCCAGGGGGTTCAGGTGGTGGGTGGTGGGCGTCGCGGCCTTCTCCCTGTTGGGGGGGGACATGGAAGAGGGTGGTGGGATCCCCAAAGGACACGGAACGAGGAGCCCGTtgccagccctgtcccagcTTCAGCCCCAGCTTCATCCCCACCCCCAAGCCCCCGACCGTTCCCGTCTCCTTTTCcatccattcccttctctgtccccatccccatcttcatccccatcttcatccccgttcccatccccatcctcatcttcattcccaccaccatcctcatcttcatccctgtccccatcttcttcaccatccctgtccccatcttcATCTTCGACcctgtcctcatccccatcctcatcttcatccctgtccctgtcctcatcttcatcttcacCCCGTCCCTGTTctcatccccatcttcatcttcatccctgtccccatcctcatccccagcctcgtccccatcttcatccccatcttcatccctgtccccatcttcatcttcattcctgtccccatcttcatccccatccccatcctcatcttcgttcctgtctccatccccatcttcattcccatccctgtccccatcctcatcctcattcccatcttcatccctgtccccatcttcatcttcatccctctccccatcttcatccctgtctccatcctcatccccatcttcatcttcatccctgttcctgtccccatccccatcttcatccctgccccatcctcatcttcatccccatcttcatccctgTCTCCgtcctcatccccatcttcatccctgtccctttccccacccccatcttcatcctcaaccccatcctcatcttcatccccatctccgTCCCCATCTTCAtccgtgtccccatcctcatcttcatccccgTCTTCATCCCTGTCTctgtcctcatccccatcttcatcttcatcccTGTCCCTTTCCCCActcccatcttcatccccaaccccatcctcgtcttcatccccaaccccatcctcgtcttcatccccatctccatctccatctccatcctcaccttcatccccaaccccatcctcgccttcatccccaaccccatcctcgtcttcatccccaaccccatcctcgtcttcatccccaaccccatcctcgtcttcatccccaaccccatcctcgccttcatccccaaccccatcctcgccttcatccccaaccccatcctcgtcttcatccccaaccccatcctcgtcttcatccccatctccatcctcatcttcatccccaaccccatcctcgtcttcatccccaaccccatcctcgtcttcatccccaaccccatcctcgTCTTCATCCCCATCTCTATCGTCTTCATCCTAAACCCCATCCTCGTCTTCATCCCCATCTCTATCGTCTTCATCCTAAACCCCATCCTTgtcttcatccccatctccatctctatCGTCttcatccccaaccccatcctcgtcttcatccccatccccatcctcgtcttcatccccaaccccatcctcgtcttcatccccaaccccatcctcgtcttcatccccatctccatcctcgccttcatccccaaccccatcctcgccttcatccccaaccccatcctcgtcttcatccccatccccatcctcgtcttcatccccatccccatcctcgtcttcatccccaaccccatcctcgtcttcatccccaaccccatcctcgtcttcatccccaaccccatccttGCCttcatccccaaccccatcctcgtcttcatccccaaccccatcctcgtcttcatccccatctccatctccatcctcgccttcatccccaaccccatcctcgccttcatccccaaccccatcctcgtcttcatccccatccccatcctcgtcttcatccccaaccccatcctcgtcttcatccccaaccccatcctcgTCTTCATCCCCATCTCTATCGTCttcatccccaaccccatcctcgtcttcatccccatctccatccccatcctcgccttcatccccaaccccatcctcgtcttcatccccaaccccatcctcgccttcatccccaaccccatccttgtcttcatccccatctccatctccatcctcgtcttcatccccatcctcatcttcatccccaaccccatcctcgtcttcatccccatctccatctccatcctcgccttcatccctgtccccatcttcatccctgtccccatccccatcatcttcCCCCCCGTCCTcaccccccctccatccccgtcCGCGCTGTCCCCTCGCTGTCCCCTCGCTGTCCCCTCGCTGTCCCCTCACCGgttctcctgctccttcttcctctcGGCCTCTCGCAGCCGCTCCAGCCAGTCCTTGGCGCAGCCGTAACCCCGCAGCCTCCGCTCCAGCCTCACCACGAAGGAGGCCGCGTCGCCTGGGACGACACGCGGCTCGTCCCACCCCGCTCCGGCCACCACGAGGGGGACGCCCGCGCGTCTGGGGGGCGAGGAGAGGAGATCCGACCTTGCACGGCGAGCCGAGGCTTCCAGAACACGTCGGAATTCCGAAGCAGCTGCTCCCGGTCCCGGTTCACGGCCACGACGGCGGCACCGCGGCCGAAGAGGCGCCCGTAGGAGAGGCGGAAATCACAGACGCTGCCTGGGGGACACGACCAGGGGGTCAAAGCTCAGAGAATCGTGGAAccaccacgttggaagagacccaacggtcatggagtccaaccatccccatcgaTCACCGACCCACatccctcagctcctcttcttctccagccccctccccagcttcgttgctcttctctgcactcgctccagagcctccacatcctcgtgtcccaccaacccccccaggtccttctcctccaggccctttccagccagactcctcctaggctggagctgcccagggtcgttgtgccccaaggtcctgctccaacctcatccccttggtctcagcccatggatccaaccagctcagatccctctggagaacctcaaaccctccagcagatccacccagctcagtgtcacccccaaactctctcagggAGCCCTcgatgcctccatccaggtcgTGGATGAAGACCTTGAGCAggacccagcacggagccctggggacaccgcgTGgacctggcctccagctggagtcaACTCCATCTCTCAAACTCTCTCAAAGGCTTTTCCGAAGTCCAGGAGGATGCATCCACACCCAGACCAGTCCCGGAGGGGGGACACGTCGGGGttgtcccccccccgcccccaggcTCGTGGCCCCGTGCCGGTACCTGCCAGCAGCACGAGGTCGGCGTCGCGCAGGGCGTCGCGGCGGTTGTGGCGCAGGAGGAGGGGGCAGCCGGGGGGCAGGAGGCCGCGCGCCGCCCCGCCGAGGTAGCAGGGGACGCCCAGGGCTTCCAGCGCCGcgctgggggacacagggggagaGCGGCACCGCGAGGGGCCAAACGGACTCGGTTGGGGCCAAACCTGGATCGGGTTGGCCCCCCAAACCGGCTCCGGTTGGCCCCCAAAACCCGCTCGGTCACAGCCCCAAACAGGCTCCGTTTGGGCTCCAAAACCCGGCTCCGTTCAGGACCCAAACTGGCTCGGTTTGGCCCCCAAAACTGGCTCACTTTGGCCCCCAAAACTGGCTCCGTTTGGCCCCCCAAATTGGCTCGGTTTGGCCCCCCAAACTGGCTCGGTTTGGCCCCCAAAACTGGCTCCGTTTGGCCCCCCAAATTGGCTCGGTTTGGCCCCCCAAACTGGCTCCGTTTGGCCCCCCAAAACTGGCTCCGTTTGGCCCTGATCACAGCCCCAAACAGGCTCCGTTTGGGCTCCAAAACCCGGCTCTGTTCAAGACCCAAACTGGCTCGGTTCGGCCCCAAAACTGGCTCACTTTGGCCCCCCAAACCGGCTCCATTTGGCCCCCAAAACTGGCTCCGTTTGGCCCCCCAAATTGGCTCGGTTTGGCCCCCAAAACTGGCTCGGTTCGGCCCCCAAAACTGGCTCAGTTTGGCCCCCAAAACTGGCTCGGTTTGGCCCCCCAAATTGGCTCGGTCACAGCCCCAAACTGGCTCGGTTTGGCCCCCCAAATTGGCTCGGTTTGGCCCCCAAAACTGGCTCCGTTTGGCCCCCCAAATTGGCTCGGTTTGGCCCCCCAAATTGGCTCGGTTTGGCCCCCAAAACTGGCTCGGTTCGGCCCCCAAAACTGGCTCGGTTTGGCCCCCCAAATTGGCTCGGTCACAGCCCCAAACTGGCTCGGTTTGGCCCCCCAAATTGGCTGTTTGGCCCCCCAAATTGGCTCAGTCAGAACCCCAAACTAGCTCAGTTTGGCCCCAAAATTGGCTCTTTTCAAGACCCAAACTGGCTCAGTTTGGCCCCAAAACCAGCTCAGTTtgggccccaaaactgagtCTCTTCAAGACCCAAACTGGCTCCTTTTGGCCCCCAAACCAGCTCAGTTTGGGCCCCGAAAACCTCCTCAGTCAGGCCCAAACCCGGCTGATCTGTCCCCAAACCGGATCTGTCCCCAAACGCGGCTCGACTGGCCCCGGACTGGCTGATCCACCTCAAACCAGTTCAACTCTCCCTAAAATGGTCCCCAAACTGGTTCATCCAGTCCCCAAACTGGCTCAGCAGCTCTAGACCAGCTCCCCTGTCCCCAGACCAGCTCCCCTGTCCCCAAACCAGCTCCCCTGTCCCCAGACCAGCTCCCCTGTCCCCAAACCAGCTCCCCTGTCCCCAAACCAGCTCCCCTGTCCCCAGACCAGCCCCCCTGTCCCCAAACCAGCCCCCCTGTCCCCAGACCAGCTCCCCTGTCCCCAGACCAGCTCCCCTGTCCCCAGACCAGCTCCCCTGTCCCCAGACCAGCCCCCCTGTCCCCAGACCAGCCCCCCTGTCCCCAGACCAGCCCCCCTGTCCCCAGAGCTCTCACCGCAGCTCCTCGGCCGGCGTGGGGGGCAGCATGGCTTGGCTGCCCACGAGCACCAGCGGCTTCGTGGCTCGGCTCACCAGCTCCGCGCAGCGCTGCACCTGCACCCCGAACGCACCCCTGTCAGCCCCAAAAGTGCCTCCAgccaccccaaaatcccctccagcagctccaaatCCAGCTCCATCAGCCCCAAAATTGCCTCGATCAGCCCCAAAACCAGCTCCGCcagccccaaaatcccctcaaTGTACCCCAaatccagctccaccagccccaaatcccctcaatGAACCCCAAATCCAGCTCCATCAGCCCCAAAATCACCTCAATCAGCCCCAAAAACAGCTCCAccagccccaaatcccctcaatgaaccccaaaaccagctcAATCAGCCCCCAAACCAGCTCAATCAGCCTCAAAATCACCTCAATCAGCCCCCAAACCAGCTCAATcagccccaaaatcccctcaatcagccccaaaaccagctccaccagccccaaatcccctcaatGAACCCCAAATCCAGCTCCATCAGCCCAAAAATCACCTCGATCAACCCCAaatccagctccaccagccccaaaatcccctcaaTGAACCCCAAATCCAGCTCCATCAGCCCCAAAATCACCTCCATCAGCCCCAAAATCACCTCAATCAGCTCAAAACCAGCTCAATcagccccaaatcccctcaatgaaccccaaaaccagctcAATCAGCCCCCAAACCAGCTCAATCAGCCTCAAAATCACCTCAATCAGCTCATAAACCAGCTCAATcagccccaaatcccctcaatgaaccccaaatccagccccaccagccccaaAATCACCTCGATCAGCCCCCAAATCACCTCGATcagccccaaaaccacctcaatCAGCTCAAACCCAGCTCCGTCAGCCCCAAAATCAGCTCATTTGAACCCCAAACCAGCcgatttcaccccaaaaccagctccGTTGATCCCCCGAATCTGGCTCAGCTGAGCCCCCAACCCCAGCTGATCtaaacccccaaaccagctccaccagccccCAAATCAGCTCATTTGAGCCCCCCAAATCAGCTCCTtcgaacccccaaaccccacctcgTCCTCGGTGGCCAGCGGCACCTTCACGGGCAGCGGGGAGACATCCCGGGGCTCCCAGGCGCCAGCAAAGAGGTTCCTCACGTAGTTTTGGAGGTACCTAACGGAGACGGGATGAGGGGTTTGGGGCGCTGGGAGGTTTCGGGGTGCCAGGAGCACCCCGGGGTGCCGAGGAGGATCTTCTCACCACTGCACGGCCTTTCCCCGCAACCCCCGGGCGCTCTTGGTGCCGCCGATCTCCTTCTCCACCACGTGGAACGGGTAGAGGACGTCGATGGGGAGCTCCACGAAGACGGGTCCTAGGGGATCGGGGTCAGAGGGGACCTCAACATCACCTCGAAACCACTTTTTGAGGGGGTTAAACCCCAAATTCAACCAGCAGGACCCCAAAAAACTGCTGCAAACCACGTTGAGTTCCCATTTCAtggtggaaaagacccactaggtcatcaagtccaacggTTCCCATCATTTTTGGGTGGGAAACCCCAAACTCAAGAGCCCtgaaggtggttttggggtcccaccaccccaATATCTCACCGGGGGTCGCCGACTGGGCGGTGGCGATGGCTTTGCGGAGGGTGGGGACGATGTCCCGGACGGTTCTCACCGAGACGCAGGCTTTGCAGAGGGTCTTGAAGAGCGAGAGCTGGTCGATGTCCTGCAAAGCCCCTCGACCCTGTGGCGAGGAGGAACGTCGGGTGGAGAAACCCTCAAAAATGATGGAAActccccccaaaatggggcCTCTGGGAGATGTTTTGGGGCGTCTCCAACCTTCTGGAGCGACGCGGCCGCTCCCCCGAGGAGCAGAAGCGGGGACTCGGCCATCTGGGCGTTCTTGACGGCTGTGACGGTGTTGGTGACACCAGGACCAGCGGTGACGGCGGCGACGCCGATGCGACCTGTGAGGAAACATCTGCTGGGGTGGAAGGGTCTTCAACTAGGGGTTCAGGGCACCCTTGGGTGCTCATCTGGCTTCATCGAGCGGCTGAAGGAGctccaggagagaaaaaagagggaCAAAAGCCACcacggagaagcacaaagtcctTGAAGGTGTCTCCACTCAGCTTCAAGGCCACCAAGATGGGACACGCTCCATCCAACGGGGCAGGAGAAGGTGGTGGCCATGGGGTCACCTCATCTTGGCCTCAACCAGAGCTTCCAAACTACTTCTGGGAGGGAATAAATGGAGAGAAAACCAACCACGAAGCGTCTTGGAACCTTCCTCCACTCAAGCTCAAGCCCATCAAGATGGGACAACCCAAAACCCTCCATCCAACGGGGCAGGAGAAGGTGGTGGCCATGGGGTCACCTCATCTTGGCCTCAACCAGAGCTGCCAAACTACTCCTGGGAGGGAATAAATGGAGAGAAAACCAACCACGAAGCGTGTTGGAACCTTCCTCCACTCAAGCTCAAGCCCATCAAGATGGGACAACCCAAAACCTTCCGTCCACTGGGGTAGGAGAAGGTGGTGGCCCCTCCATATCCACACCTGAGAGCCTGGAGACGGCATCGGCCGCGAAGACAGCCGTGGCCTCGTGCCGGGTGTCCACCACGCGGATCCCAATCTTCTCGCTGGCCACCAAGATGGGGGAGATGTGGCCACCGGCCAGCGTGAAGAGGAACCGGACGCCGTGAGCCTTCAACACCTCCGCCACCAGCTCCCCGCCGTGCCGGGGGCTCCGGGGATCCACCTGCGCGAGGAGAAGCTCCTCAGGACCTCGGTGGTGTCACCAAAGCTTCGCTGAGTCGGTGGCTTCTCAAATAAGTGGGTTTTTTGGTCCCAATCGTGGTGTCCTCACCAGTTTCACCCTACCTTGTACCAGAGCTGGTGGAGGAGCCCCAAGCGATGAGCCAAAGCCACCAGCGCCGCGGCCAGTGTCCCCAGGAGGCCGGCGCAGCCGATGCCGACGAGGAGATCCATGGGGAAGGTCAAGCTGGaacccggagccgggaaaatcaaCCAGGAGATGAGGATCAACCAAGCAGGAAGGAGGCAAAAGCAGCGTCGCGGCACCGTCCCCAGGGGTTGGATTAACTGGACCTGGATTAACTGGGTCTGGATTAACTGGACCTGGATTAACTGGACCCAGTGAACTAAATCTGGATTAACTGGACCTGGATTAACTGGACCCACTGAACTAAACCCGGATTAACTGGATCTGGATTAACTGATCCCAGTGAGCTGGACCTGGATTAACTGGACCCACTGAACCAAACCTGGATTAACTGGACCTGGATTAACTGGACCCACTGAACTAAACCTGGATTAACTGGATCTGGATTAACTGGACCTGGATTAACTGGATCTGGATTAACTGGACCTGGATTAACTGGACCCAGTGAACTAAACCTGGATTAACTGGACCTGGATTAACTGGAGCCAGTGAATCTGGAATAACTGGACATGTTGAACTGGAC
Protein-coding sequences here:
- the ILVBL gene encoding 2-hydroxyacyl-CoA lyase 2 — protein: MDLLVGIGCAGLLGTLAAALVALAHRLGLLHQLWYKVDPRSPRHGGELVAEVLKAHGVRFLFTLAGGHISPILVASEKIGIRVVDTRHEATAVFAADAVSRLSGRIGVAAVTAGPGVTNTVTAVKNAQMAESPLLLLGGAAASLQKGRGALQDIDQLSLFKTLCKACVSVRTVRDIVPTLRKAIATAQSATPGPVFVELPIDVLYPFHVVEKEIGGTKSARGLRGKAVQWYLQNYVRNLFAGAWEPRDVSPLPVKVPLATEDEVQRCAELVSRATKPLVLVGSQAMLPPTPAEELRAALEALGVPCYLGGAARGLLPPGCPLLLRHNRRDALRDADLVLLAGSVCDFRLSYGRLFGRGAAVVAVNRDREQLLRNSDVFWKPRLAVQGDAASFVVRLERRLRGYGCAKDWLERLREAERKKEQENREKAATPTTHHLNPLDVLYHLDAALPAESLLVADGGDFVGTAAYTVRPRRPLAWLDPGAFGTLGVGGGFALGAKLCRPDAEVWILYGDGSLGYSLMEFDTFVRHKTPVIALVGNDACWSQIAREQVALLGSNVACGLEYLDYHAVAEALGGRGFVVGRADGERLDAVLQAAQAACRQGRPVLLNALIGKTNFRDGSISV
- the LOC138733991 gene encoding acidic leucine-rich nuclear phosphoprotein 32 family member B-like yields the protein MEGGDGDEDEDGVGDEDEDGVGDEDEDGDGDEDEDGVGDEGEDGVGDEGEDGDGDGDEDEDGVGDEDEDGVGDEGKDGVGDEDEDGVGDEDEDGGDEDEDGVGDEDEDGVGDED